One part of the Anser cygnoides isolate HZ-2024a breed goose chromosome 9, Taihu_goose_T2T_genome, whole genome shotgun sequence genome encodes these proteins:
- the AMER3 gene encoding APC membrane recruitment protein 3, with the protein MELKRGKTFIKSSVQHEKVLPEHTASTNKNDIGKEKKAALEGNQSAAEVQLAYLATHKNYRFSTRAARNGAGDNSLEKSSGSSYKLVRKSKTHDCVSEADKTEQCSPSNRACEEGFSGKGKGRLVNSISFSGMSSSSSKKECVVSPSQSACSSQMIDYRNFVPQMPFVPAVAKTIPRKRISLKRSKKGLRDIFHIKKNKPESLAFMVEKDKNLSSPGCKSELPGRLAKYLFKTGEPFAADCLSQDCSDSELQSDSSYDCCNPLCEDVASLKSFDSLTGCGEIFADESSAHLELENSKEVLVRRSKHKDSPIMGSFQGGVEQLASPGQNEAIEFGKFWDNINRSVRLHQSTLFDKKLLTMPGSDMGQAESQAAASATDPQMSPDKDGDNSKESSTETGTPKSDNQESISTSDEGYYDSFSPGQDDEMKEAQTPGVPGRFPRDSYSGDALYELFYDSNEVKINPVLDDDLCTSESISEQAIEIPLSIYSFHVGAEENTASQPAVDIISQGFFHSTWKGKECLLKLCDTELSLTMGIINWLRKHSGLVSSPDSLQSPQSQPEKGNHSPIPPGPGPEHNVSTAQQEKQSKEDTFNRRVSLDKSKDATQASSVNVAERDSCTNTSNLDFQGREGSHHEHSSTVPGTAETTAASNYAPQSQANGDNLQTSSTEKATISEGYETSEDRILLAENLNRQSGSQSSESPLLNDNHEVESCYSYKTAATSPLDTLEREDRNKPMYHSLSVCCDKPPQPLTLRGFQSYISPTPRDSSTNIVQLLERCVTQVASLKLSYENKHLEDKYIGNEMNNIICKMSQYKNKLLLQNECNCVAQKPEYSSIACTNQYNYETSFQASSLYHLKQNGEQICSKDQKGRAKILDEVARDKISFEYAQLNNQAFSYLQDFTFASDSAPATMLSRPTFLPLFNSLCLDIPATVSSAPYGTAIPPAESLQPKEAEQGSPGPWHYAESPCRGLSGVTALSPHPEAAAPDTGVVGRNQQ; encoded by the coding sequence ATGGAGctcaagagaggaaaaactttCATCAAATCCAGTGTGCAACACGAGAAAGTGCTACCAGAGCACACAGCTTctacaaacaaaaatgatataggaaaagaaaaaaaggcagcccTGGAGGGAAACCAAAGTGCAGCTGAAGTCCAGCTGGCATACCTGGCCACACACAAGAACTACAGATTTTCCACCAGAGCAGCAAGGAATGGCGCTGGTGACAACAGCCTGGAAAAATCATCTGGGTCCTCCTACAAACTTGTAAGGAAGAGTAAAACCCATGACTGTGTTAGTGAAGCAGATAAAACAGAGCAGTGCAGCCCCAGCAATAGGGCTTGTGAGGAAGGTTTTtctggaaaggggaaggggcGACTCGTCAATAGCATCAGCTTTTCAGGGATGTCCAGTTCCAGCAGTAAGAAAGAGTGTGTAGTAAGCCCCAGCCAGTCTGCCTGCAGCAGTCAGATGATTGATTACAGGAACTTTGTGCCACAGATGCCTTTTGTACCAGCTGTTGCAAAAACCATCCCCAGGAAGAGGATATCCCTCAAGAGATCAAAGAAAGGGCTCAGAgatatatttcatattaaaaaaaataaaccgGAGAGCCTCGCATTCATGGTTGAGAAGGACAAGAACCTATCCTCTCCAGGCTGCAAGAGTGAGTTGCCTGGGCGTCTCGCAAAGTACCTTTTCAAAACTGGAGAACCATTTGCAGCCGACTGCTTGTCACAAGACTGCTCAGACAGTGAACTGCAGTCTGACTCTTCCTATGACTGCTGCAACCCTCTGTGTGAAGATGTTGCATCACTGAAGAGCTTTGACTCCCTCACTGGCTGTGGGGAAATCTTTGCTGATGAGAGCTCTGCTCACCTGGAGCTGGAGAACAGCAAAGAAGTTCTGGTGAGACGAAGCAAGCACAAAGACAGCCCCATCATGGGCTCCTTCCAAGGGGGTGTGGAGCAGCTGGCCTCTCCGGGCCAGAATGAGGCCATTGAATTTGGGAAGTTTTGGGACAACATTAACAGATCAGTGAGGCTACATCAGAGCACACTGTTTGACAAGAAGTTACTGACAATGCCTGGTTCTGACATGGGACAGGCTGAAAGCCAAGCTGCTGCATCTGCGACAGACCCCCAGATGTCACCTGATAAAGATGGTGACAATTCCAAAGAGAGCTCCACAGAAACAGGAACACCAAAAAGTGACAACCAGGAATCCATATCCACGAGTGATGAAGGCTACTATGATTCATTCTCTCCTGGACAAGACGACGAAATGAAGGAAGCTCAGACCCCTGGAGTCCCAGGCAGATTTCCAAGAGACAGCTACAGTGGAGATGCCCTTTATGAGCTCTTCTATGACTCAAATGAAGTCAAAATAAACCCAGTCCTAGATGATGACTTGTGTACAtctgaaagcatttcagaaCAAGCCATTGAAATCCCTTTGTCCATCTACAGCTTTCATGTTGGAGCTGAGGAAAACACGGCTTCCCAACCAGCTGTAGACATCATTAGCCAGGGTTTTTTCCACAGCACATGGAAAGGCAAAGAATGTTTGCTAAAGCTCTGTGATACTGAGCTTTCACTAACCATGGGGATAATAAACTGGCTGCGAAAACACTCAGGGCTTGTTTCCTCCCCAGACTCTCTTCAGAGCCCTCAGTCACAGCCAGAAAAGGGTAATCATTCACCAATccctcccggccccggtcccgaGCACAACgtgagcacagcacagcaggagaaacaaagcaaggaaGATACATTTAACCGAAGGGTGTCTTTGGACAAAAGTAAAGATGCAACCCAGGCCTCTTCAGTAAATGTTGCTGAAAGAGACTCTTGCACTAATACATCTAATCTGGATTTCCAAGGAAGGGAAGGTAGTCACCATGAGCATTCATCTACAGTGCCTGGGACTGCGGAAACCACTGCTGCATCAAATTATGCACCACAATCACAGGCAAATGGAGACAATCTGCAGACATCTTCAACTGAGAAGGCGACAATTTCAGAAGGATACGAGACATCTGAAGATAGAATTCTGCTGGCAGAGAACTTGAACAGACAGAGTGGCTCACAGAGCTCTGAAAGCCCTTTGTTAAATGATAATCATGAAGTAGAATCATGTTACTCCTATAAGACTGCTGCGACCTCACCTCTGGATACCCTTGAGAGGGAGGACAGAAATAAACCAATGTATCACTCTCTGTCTGTTTGCTGTGACAAACCACCGCAGCCTCTTACTCTCAGAGGCTTCCAGAGCTACATCAGCCCCACACCAAGGGACAGCAGCACTAACATAGTGCAGCTCTTAGAGCGATGCGTAACACAAGTGGCATCACTAAAACTCAGCTATGAAAACAAGCACCTGGAAGACAAATATATCGGGAATGAAATGAACAATATCATTTGTAAGATGTCTCAGTACAAAAACAAGCTACTGTTGCAAAATGAATGCAATTGTGTTGCTCAAAAGCCAGAATACTCCAGTATTGCTtgcacaaaccaatacaattatGAAACAAGTTTCCAAGCCAGCAGTCTATatcatttgaaacaaaatgggGAGCAAATTTGCTCCAAGGACCAGAAAGGCAGAGCAAAAATCCTAGATGAAGTTGCTAGAGACAAGATCAGTTTTGAATATGCCCAGCTAAATAATCAAGCGTTCTCCTATTTACAAGACTTCACATTTGCAAGCGATTCTGCTCCCGCTACAATGCTCAGCAGGCCAACATTTTTACCTCTCTTTAACTCTCTCTGCTTAGACATACCTGCTACTGTTTCTTCAGCTCCGTATGGCACTGCCATCCCTCCAGCTGAGTCACTGCAGCCCAAGGAGGCCGAGCAGGGCAGCCCAGGGCCCTGGCATTATGCAGAGTCCCCTTGCAGAGGCCTGTCGGGGGTGACAGCTCTGTCCCCTCAcccagaggcagcagccccGGACACAGGAGTGGTGGGGAGGAACCAGCAATAA